The proteins below come from a single Chrysoperla carnea chromosome 1, inChrCarn1.1, whole genome shotgun sequence genomic window:
- the LOC123305774 gene encoding sperm-associated antigen 7 has translation MDLLGSILNSMDKPPSLSEKQKTLIRRQKEEVEKRQKVEKEKLRKFKENVEERINKHFEDKYNIDMKFEPMDKIQRTIVHDLAESAGFLSYAFGEDGVDRHVRIYRKENPPCDDELSARRRGEEWNDEIKQHVMERREQEKRNQAIERRRKPEIIMPNSNYKDKYAHLIGQDSALEAAKKTETNKTYGFVPSENKKDIRSIEQTMADIQAKKRLKTDHNSTSK, from the exons ATGGATTTGTTAGgttctattttaaattcaatggaTAAACCTCCTAGTTTAagcgaaaaacaaaaaacattaataagaa GACAAAAGGAAGAAGTTGAAAAACGacaaaaagttgaaaaagaaAAGCTAAGaaagtttaaagaaaatgtagaagaaagaattaataaacattttgaagataaatataatattgatatgAAATTTGAACCAATGGATAAAATCCAACGCACTATTGT TCATGACCTAGCAGAATCTGCAGGTTTTTTATCATATGCATTTGGTGAGGATGGTGTTGATCGACATGTACGTATTTATCGTAAAGAGAATCCACCATGTGACGATGAATTGTCTGCACGACGTAGAGGAGAAGAATGGAATGATGAAATAAAGCAACATGTTATGGAAAGA aGAGAACAAGAGAAACGAAATCAAGCAATAGAAAGACGTCGAAAACCTGAAATAATAATGCCGAATTCAAATTATAAGGATAAATATGCTCATTTAATTGGACAAGATTCTGCATTGGAAGCAGCTAAGAAAACCGAAACAAATAAAACTTATGGTTTTG ttcccagcgaaaataaaaaagatattcgaTCAATCGAACAAACAATGGCCGATATTCAAGCTAAAAAACGTTTGAAAACTGACCATAATTCAACGTCTAAATAA